A genomic window from Sphingobacterium spiritivorum includes:
- a CDS encoding DUF5712 family protein: MYINITKSETGDNKGSSGALVHYLEKENRMKPENGMENKPERWFNGTDSDSKPHGVRMGIDRNVAKLGRADSKFFLINVSPSQKELAHLVSKYGEDGAREKLKEFATRVMDEYARNFKRPGIDSHRDLLWFGKLENHRYYSHNDKEVKSGLKKRGERKEGRQMHVQIIVSRKDITNKIKLSPQNTSRGRNKAHSQKLGQFDRTAFKQSGETLFDELFDFERNLKDSLQYANTMKNGTAQQKAQMHTLTELTGRHPREQPLAMELAHDVAQGMFESVGDMLATTGSMAADLLGLLMAPVEGAGEQQNPIEEEEKRRKRKKKAQSRGVRR, from the coding sequence ATGTATATCAACATCACCAAATCGGAAACGGGCGACAACAAGGGCAGCAGCGGTGCGCTGGTGCATTACCTCGAAAAGGAAAACCGGATGAAGCCGGAAAACGGGATGGAAAATAAACCGGAGCGTTGGTTCAACGGAACGGACAGCGACAGCAAACCCCACGGGGTGCGGATGGGCATCGACCGCAACGTGGCGAAGCTGGGCAGGGCAGACAGTAAGTTTTTCCTCATCAACGTCAGCCCCAGCCAAAAGGAACTGGCGCACCTCGTGTCCAAATACGGCGAGGACGGGGCAAGGGAAAAACTCAAGGAATTTGCCACGAGGGTGATGGACGAATACGCCCGTAACTTCAAACGCCCCGGCATAGACAGCCACCGGGATTTGCTTTGGTTCGGCAAGCTGGAAAACCACCGCTATTACAGTCACAATGACAAAGAAGTAAAAAGCGGACTAAAGAAAAGAGGAGAACGCAAGGAGGGGCGGCAGATGCACGTCCAAATCATCGTGAGCCGCAAGGACATCACCAATAAAATCAAGCTAAGCCCGCAGAATACGTCACGCGGCAGGAACAAAGCCCATTCGCAGAAGTTGGGGCAGTTCGACCGCACCGCGTTCAAGCAGTCGGGCGAAACCCTGTTCGATGAACTGTTCGATTTCGAGCGAAACCTGAAAGACAGCCTGCAATATGCCAATACGATGAAGAACGGTACGGCACAGCAAAAGGCGCAGATGCACACGCTCACGGAATTGACGGGGCGGCATCCACGGGAACAGCCGTTGGCAATGGAGCTGGCGCATGATGTTGCCCAAGGCATGTTCGAAAGCGTGGGCGATATGCTGGCCACCACGGGCAGCATGGCTGCCGACCTATTGGGATTGCTGATGGCCCCGGTGGAGGGGGCGGGTGAGCAGCAAAACCCCATCGAGGAAGAGGAAAAGCGGCGCAAACGGAAAAAGAAAGCGCAGTCACGGGGTGTCAGGAGGTAA
- a CDS encoding RpnC/YadD family protein, translated as MKQKDDYLWKGVLEDVFDDFLRFLYPDADSVFDLSRGITFLDKELEQLFPPEGNEFAPKVVDKLAQVYTHDGMEEWVLIHVEVQGTCRKDFASRMFTYYYRILDKYHKRITAFAILTEASKKPRPNVYEEEFMGTSIQYRFNTYKIAEQDTDRLLASDNPFALVVLTAKAAFVGKNLNDKDESDKALLQTKIQLARELLERNMSKEKIRGLMNFLRYYVRFDNSEVNTIFEQEVEKLTERSHTMGIEELLLNRAKKEGKRESLISVAREMKKDGIPVEQIVKFTKLSIKEIEKL; from the coding sequence ATGAAGCAAAAAGATGACTATCTATGGAAAGGGGTTTTGGAAGATGTTTTTGACGACTTCCTCCGTTTCCTGTATCCCGATGCGGACAGCGTTTTTGATCTAAGCAGGGGTATCACATTCCTCGACAAGGAGTTGGAACAATTGTTCCCTCCGGAAGGTAATGAGTTCGCTCCCAAAGTGGTTGATAAGCTGGCGCAGGTATACACCCATGACGGTATGGAGGAATGGGTTTTAATCCATGTCGAGGTACAGGGCACCTGTCGCAAGGATTTCGCCTCGCGGATGTTCACCTATTACTATCGGATACTTGATAAATACCACAAACGTATCACTGCCTTTGCCATCCTGACAGAGGCCAGTAAAAAGCCAAGGCCCAATGTCTATGAAGAGGAATTCATGGGTACAAGCATCCAATACAGGTTCAATACCTACAAAATTGCTGAACAGGATACCGATCGTCTTTTGGCATCCGACAATCCTTTTGCTCTGGTCGTCCTAACGGCCAAGGCGGCATTTGTCGGCAAAAACCTGAATGACAAAGACGAAAGCGACAAGGCCTTGTTACAGACAAAAATACAGTTGGCGCGTGAATTGCTGGAAAGGAATATGAGCAAGGAAAAAATCAGGGGACTGATGAATTTCTTACGCTACTATGTACGTTTTGATAACTCGGAAGTAAACACTATCTTTGAACAAGAAGTCGAAAAATTGACAGAAAGGAGCCACACGATGGGTATCGAAGAATTATTATTAAACAGGGCTAAAAAGGAAGGCAAGCGTGAAAGTTTAATCTCCGTTGCCCGCGAAATGAAAAAGGACGGCATTCCCGTTGAGCAGATTGTCAAATTTACCAAGCTGTCCATCAAGGAAATCGAAAAACTTTAA